One window of Burkholderia cepacia GG4 genomic DNA carries:
- a CDS encoding DUF427 domain-containing protein, which yields MSISPDTPARPVKSPGPDHPITIEAHPSRVVVKVAGKVVADTRHALALREASYPAVLYIPREDADLSLLQRTDHATYCPYKGDCAYYSIPAGGERATNAVWTYEHPYPAVESIRAHLAFYPDRVDSIEESPLGTD from the coding sequence GATACGCCCGCTCGCCCCGTGAAGTCGCCGGGCCCCGATCATCCGATCACGATCGAAGCGCATCCGTCGCGCGTGGTCGTGAAGGTCGCGGGCAAGGTCGTCGCCGATACGCGCCATGCGCTGGCGCTGCGCGAGGCGAGCTATCCGGCCGTGCTGTACATCCCGCGCGAGGATGCCGACCTGTCGCTGCTGCAACGCACCGACCACGCGACGTACTGCCCGTACAAGGGCGATTGCGCGTACTACTCGATTCCGGCCGGCGGCGAACGCGCGACCAATGCGGTGTGGACGTACGAGCACCCGTATCCGGCCGTCGAATCGATTCGCGCGCACCTCGCGTTCTATCCCGATCGTGTCGACTCGATCGAGGAAAGCCCGCTCGGCACGGATTGA
- a CDS encoding sulfonate ABC transporter substrate-binding protein yields MNDTPHADVETTPANPRRRQWLHGAAAGLAGLALGPLAGLPAQAQGNSTRLRIGFQKYGNFVVLKARGTLEKRLASQGVTVQWLEFPAGPQLLEGLNAGAIDVGTVGETPPIFAQAAGVEFVYIGNEPPAPHGEAIVVLPDSPIRTVAQLRGKKVVLNKGSNVHYLLVKALEHAGLTYADIQPIYLTPADARAAFVQRSVDAWVIWDPYLAAAERQLGARVVANGDGLVRNTQYYLAARKYAAAQPQVLRALLEEVDAVDRWGRDHIPEVAAQLSPLVGLDAPTLEVALKRAGYGVQPITDATLAYQQNIADAFSTLKLIPGKVTVANAR; encoded by the coding sequence ATGAACGACACACCGCACGCAGACGTTGAAACGACCCCGGCGAACCCGCGCCGCCGCCAGTGGCTGCACGGCGCGGCCGCCGGGCTGGCCGGGCTCGCGCTCGGCCCGCTCGCGGGCCTGCCCGCGCAGGCCCAGGGCAACAGCACGCGGCTGCGCATCGGCTTCCAGAAATACGGCAACTTCGTCGTGCTCAAGGCGCGCGGCACGCTCGAGAAGCGGCTCGCGAGCCAGGGCGTGACGGTCCAATGGCTCGAGTTTCCGGCCGGCCCGCAATTGCTCGAGGGGCTGAACGCCGGCGCGATCGACGTCGGCACGGTCGGCGAGACGCCGCCGATCTTCGCGCAGGCAGCGGGCGTCGAGTTCGTCTATATCGGCAACGAGCCACCCGCACCGCACGGCGAGGCGATCGTCGTGCTGCCCGATTCGCCGATCCGCACCGTCGCGCAGCTGCGCGGCAAGAAGGTTGTGCTCAACAAGGGTTCAAACGTCCACTATCTGCTCGTGAAGGCGCTCGAACACGCGGGCCTCACGTATGCGGACATCCAGCCGATCTACCTGACGCCCGCCGACGCGCGCGCCGCGTTCGTGCAGCGCAGCGTCGACGCGTGGGTGATCTGGGATCCGTATCTGGCGGCCGCCGAGCGGCAGCTCGGCGCACGCGTGGTCGCGAACGGCGACGGGCTTGTGCGCAACACGCAGTACTACCTCGCCGCGCGCAAATACGCGGCCGCGCAGCCGCAGGTGCTGCGCGCGCTGCTCGAGGAAGTCGACGCGGTCGATCGCTGGGGACGCGACCATATTCCCGAAGTCGCCGCACAGTTGTCGCCGCTCGTCGGCCTCGACGCGCCGACACTCGAAGTCGCGCTAAAACGCGCCGGCTACGGCGTGCAGCCCATCACCGACGCGACGCTCGCGTACCAGCAGAACATCGCCGACGCGTTCAGCACCCTGAAGCTGATTCCCGGCAAGGTGACGGTCGCCAACGCGCGCTGA
- a CDS encoding putative glycolipid-binding domain-containing protein — protein sequence MTQQDEATRTRCVAWQIVQTWQAAEWCRLVETRAGFDLSGSVAGAIGGTPFRVDYAIACGTDWLTRSVRVTRWLGTAPPRQLDIGCEAGRWTIDGGHAPALDGATDIDLGFSPSTNTLPIRRLGLGVGASAVICTAWLRFPDFEFVRGEQRYARTAERTYRYASGTYAADIAVDDAGLVTDYDEWRRIGAARAP from the coding sequence ATGACGCAACAGGACGAAGCGACGCGCACGCGATGCGTCGCATGGCAGATCGTGCAGACCTGGCAGGCGGCCGAGTGGTGCCGGCTCGTCGAGACACGCGCGGGTTTCGACCTGTCGGGTTCGGTCGCGGGCGCGATCGGCGGCACGCCGTTTCGCGTCGACTATGCGATCGCATGCGGCACCGACTGGCTCACGCGTTCGGTGCGCGTGACGCGCTGGCTCGGCACGGCGCCGCCGCGGCAGCTCGACATCGGATGCGAAGCGGGGCGTTGGACGATCGACGGGGGCCACGCGCCGGCGCTCGATGGCGCGACCGACATCGACCTCGGCTTCAGCCCGTCGACCAACACGCTGCCGATCCGGCGTCTCGGGCTGGGCGTCGGCGCGTCGGCCGTCATCTGCACCGCGTGGCTGCGTTTCCCGGACTTCGAGTTCGTGCGCGGCGAGCAGCGCTATGCGCGCACGGCGGAACGCACGTACCGCTACGCGAGCGGCACGTATGCGGCCGACATCGCGGTCGACGACGCGGGCCTCGTCACCGATTACGACGAGTGGCGGCGGATCGGCGCGGCGCGTGCGCCGTAA
- a CDS encoding ESPR domain-containing protein, which yields MDRTIWNESIRAWVAVHESTAACGRSTRSTRRRVSRGLLALHIAACICRPPERESMSGAIAPTARIDRRETT from the coding sequence ATAGACAGGACCATCTGGAATGAATCGATCCGCGCATGGGTAGCGGTTCACGAAAGCACCGCGGCGTGCGGAAGATCGACGCGCAGCACGCGCCGGCGCGTATCGCGCGGGCTGCTCGCGTTGCACATCGCCGCGTGTATTTGTCGACCGCCTGAGCGAGAATCGATGTCCGGTGCGATCGCACCGACCGCGCGCATCGATCGACGGGAGACGACATGA
- a CDS encoding LysR family transcriptional regulator: MDLLATMRIYVRVVERGTMSGAARDLDMGQPAVSERIEKLEKFLGTRLLMRSARTLTCTEEGRVFYERSKELLDAAEDTIASVSKTENTLSGTIRLAAPQCFGEVVIPQALLQIRIAYPQLYIDLVLNDNIVDPVTEGVDISIRLGQLGDGGFVAHPLGKVGRMLVAAPAYLDRYGPIETKADLVNHPFIRVKGIFANEQLPLQSDDKTLEYARIQTVMTTSHWRPMFDTILSGGGIGVVQEPACINAVAHGKLVELLPQYTIPDFALHALVQAQRPLPPRVRVVVDLLKKEIPALLSARQP; the protein is encoded by the coding sequence ATGGATTTGTTGGCGACAATGCGCATCTACGTCAGGGTCGTAGAGCGCGGAACGATGTCGGGCGCGGCCCGGGATCTGGACATGGGTCAACCGGCCGTGAGCGAGCGCATCGAGAAGCTCGAGAAATTTCTCGGCACGCGACTCCTGATGCGCAGTGCACGCACCCTCACCTGCACGGAAGAAGGCCGGGTCTTCTACGAACGCAGCAAGGAACTGCTCGATGCGGCGGAAGACACCATCGCATCGGTATCGAAAACCGAAAACACGCTCAGCGGCACGATCCGGCTCGCGGCGCCGCAATGCTTCGGCGAGGTCGTGATCCCGCAGGCGCTGCTGCAGATCCGCATCGCGTATCCGCAGCTGTACATCGACCTGGTGCTGAACGACAACATCGTCGATCCGGTCACGGAAGGCGTCGACATCTCGATCCGCCTCGGCCAGCTCGGTGACGGCGGCTTCGTCGCGCACCCGCTCGGCAAGGTCGGCCGCATGCTCGTGGCCGCCCCCGCCTATCTCGACCGCTACGGCCCGATCGAAACGAAGGCTGATCTGGTGAATCACCCGTTCATCCGCGTCAAGGGCATCTTCGCGAACGAACAGTTGCCGCTGCAGAGCGACGACAAGACACTCGAATACGCGCGGATCCAGACGGTGATGACGACGAGTCACTGGCGCCCGATGTTCGATACGATCCTGTCCGGCGGCGGCATCGGCGTCGTGCAGGAGCCGGCCTGCATCAATGCGGTCGCGCACGGCAAGCTCGTGGAGCTCCTGCCGCAATACACGATCCCCGACTTCGCGCTCCACGCGCTGGTGCAGGCGCAACGGCCGCTGCCGCCGCGCGTGCGGGTCGTCGTCGATCTGCTGAAGAAGGAAATCCCCGCACTGTTGAGCGCGCGCCAGCCCTGA
- a CDS encoding iron-containing alcohol dehydrogenase has protein sequence MNPFQFRTVPTQIVEFGAARRLGAVLRERFPALVRLCVVTDAFLHRSGVLAPALESLAAHGWQATVIDDVVADPPEHVVLEATERAVASDAELVLGLGGGSSMDVAKLIAVLAPGRQALADMYGVDKVATSRLPLVQMPTTAGTGSEVTAVSIVTVGEARKMGVVSPHLFADVAILDAELTLGLPRAATAATGIDAMVHAIEAYTSSRLKNPVSDMLAVQALTLLSRNLLKACDDGNDRRAREAMLVGAMFAGQAFANAPVAAVHALAYPVGGIFHVPHGLSNALVLPHVLRFNAAAAAPLYAELAAIVAPSATGSDEARTQALIDEIDRLIVATGIPRTLREVGIGEGDLPRMASDAMLQTRLLVNNPREVTEADALAIYRHAW, from the coding sequence ATGAACCCGTTTCAATTCCGTACCGTTCCGACGCAGATCGTCGAGTTCGGCGCCGCGCGCCGGCTCGGCGCGGTGTTGCGCGAACGCTTTCCGGCGCTCGTGCGGCTGTGCGTCGTCACCGACGCGTTCCTGCATCGCAGCGGCGTGCTCGCCCCTGCGCTGGAGAGCCTCGCCGCGCACGGCTGGCAGGCGACGGTGATCGACGACGTCGTCGCCGATCCGCCCGAGCACGTGGTGCTCGAAGCGACCGAGCGGGCAGTCGCGTCCGACGCCGAGCTCGTGCTCGGCCTCGGCGGCGGTTCGTCGATGGACGTCGCGAAGCTGATCGCGGTGCTCGCACCGGGGAGGCAGGCGCTGGCCGACATGTACGGCGTCGACAAGGTCGCGACGTCGCGGCTGCCGCTCGTGCAGATGCCGACCACGGCCGGCACCGGGTCCGAAGTCACGGCCGTGTCGATCGTCACGGTCGGCGAGGCGCGCAAGATGGGCGTGGTGTCGCCGCATCTGTTCGCGGACGTCGCGATCCTCGACGCCGAACTGACGCTCGGGCTGCCGCGCGCGGCGACGGCCGCGACCGGCATCGACGCGATGGTGCATGCGATCGAGGCCTACACGTCGTCGCGGCTGAAGAATCCGGTGTCCGACATGCTGGCCGTGCAAGCATTGACGCTGCTGTCGCGCAACCTGCTGAAGGCCTGCGACGACGGCAACGATCGCCGGGCGCGTGAAGCGATGCTGGTCGGCGCGATGTTCGCCGGGCAGGCGTTCGCGAATGCGCCGGTCGCGGCCGTGCACGCGCTGGCCTATCCGGTCGGCGGCATTTTCCATGTGCCGCACGGGCTGTCGAACGCGCTCGTGCTGCCCCATGTGCTGCGCTTCAATGCCGCGGCTGCCGCGCCGCTGTATGCGGAGCTCGCGGCGATCGTCGCGCCGTCCGCGACCGGCAGCGACGAAGCGAGGACCCAGGCGCTGATCGACGAGATTGACCGCCTGATCGTCGCGACGGGGATTCCGCGCACGCTGCGCGAGGTCGGGATCGGGGAGGGCGACCTGCCGAGGATGGCGTCGGACGCGATGCTGCAGACGCGCCTGCTCGTGAACAATCCGCGCGAGGTGACGGAAGCCGACGCGCTGGCGATCTATCGGCACGCGTGGTGA
- a CDS encoding putative quinol monooxygenase encodes MNEPYLQVIAHYFAKPGNGDRVIELLAELAPATRAEPKNLDYAYFRSPVDPDHIVILERYRDADGLDTHRETPHFQRIGVGAIIPLLDRRDVTRYMVQPDTGTATPPGGSR; translated from the coding sequence ATGAACGAACCTTACCTGCAGGTCATCGCACATTACTTCGCGAAGCCCGGCAACGGCGACCGCGTGATCGAGCTGCTCGCGGAACTCGCGCCGGCCACGCGTGCCGAGCCGAAGAATCTCGACTACGCGTACTTCCGCTCGCCGGTCGATCCCGACCACATCGTGATCCTCGAGCGCTACCGCGACGCCGACGGCCTCGACACGCATCGGGAAACGCCGCATTTCCAGCGAATCGGTGTCGGCGCGATCATTCCGCTGCTCGATCGCCGCGACGTGACGCGCTACATGGTGCAGCCGGACACCGGCACGGCGACGCCACCGGGAGGCAGTCGATGA
- a CDS encoding nucleobase:cation symporter-2 family protein translates to MQPASPARTASHGADDADSSRDLVYGPNDRPAPMVAFVAALQHLLAIIVPIVTPGLLICQALGVSSRDTTLIVSMSLVISGIATFVQCKRFGPLGAGLLIVQGTSFNFVGPLIAGGSLMVKQGTPVETVMAAIFGVVIAGSFVEMGVSRILPFVKRLITPLVTGIVVLLIGLTLIKVGLISMGGGYGAMANGTFASAQNLTLSCLVLGTIILLNRVPIVWVRSTALVIALVIGYVAAAVLGRLDFTGVHQAALFQVPTPLHFGIGFSWSLFVPMLIIYLVTSLEAIGDVTATSKISKEPVEGPVWMQRIKGGVLVNGANSLLAGVFNTFPSSVFAQNNGVIQITGVASRYVGIWIAGMLVVLGLFPVVAGALQAVPEPVLGGAAMVMFGAVAASGINILSGIQLDRRALLIIAVSLALGLGVSQVPDILNSLPHALKNVLESGVATGGICALVMNWFLPEQK, encoded by the coding sequence ATGCAACCCGCCTCCCCCGCCCGAACCGCCTCCCACGGCGCCGACGACGCAGATTCGTCGCGCGACCTCGTCTACGGCCCCAATGACCGGCCCGCGCCGATGGTCGCTTTCGTCGCCGCGCTGCAGCACCTGCTGGCGATCATCGTGCCGATCGTCACGCCCGGCCTGCTGATCTGTCAGGCGCTCGGCGTATCGAGCCGCGATACGACCCTTATCGTGTCGATGTCGCTGGTGATTTCCGGCATTGCCACCTTCGTGCAGTGCAAGCGCTTCGGCCCGCTCGGCGCCGGCCTGCTGATCGTGCAGGGCACGAGCTTCAACTTCGTCGGCCCGCTGATCGCCGGCGGCAGCCTGATGGTCAAGCAGGGCACGCCCGTCGAAACCGTGATGGCCGCGATCTTCGGCGTCGTGATCGCCGGTTCGTTCGTCGAGATGGGCGTGTCGCGCATCCTGCCGTTCGTGAAGCGCCTGATCACGCCGCTCGTCACCGGTATCGTCGTGCTGCTGATCGGCCTCACGCTGATCAAGGTCGGCCTCATCAGCATGGGCGGCGGCTACGGCGCGATGGCCAACGGCACGTTCGCGAGCGCCCAGAACCTGACGCTGTCATGCCTCGTGCTCGGCACCATCATCCTGCTGAACCGCGTGCCGATCGTGTGGGTGCGCAGCACCGCGCTGGTCATCGCACTCGTGATCGGCTATGTCGCGGCCGCGGTGCTCGGCCGCCTCGACTTCACCGGCGTGCACCAGGCCGCGCTGTTCCAGGTGCCGACGCCGCTGCACTTCGGCATCGGCTTCTCGTGGTCGCTGTTCGTGCCGATGCTGATCATCTACCTCGTCACGTCGCTTGAAGCGATCGGCGACGTCACCGCCACCAGCAAGATCTCGAAGGAGCCGGTCGAAGGGCCGGTGTGGATGCAACGGATCAAGGGCGGCGTGCTCGTGAACGGCGCGAACTCGCTGCTGGCCGGCGTGTTCAACACGTTCCCGAGCTCCGTGTTCGCGCAGAACAACGGCGTGATCCAGATTACCGGCGTCGCGAGCCGCTACGTCGGCATCTGGATCGCGGGGATGCTGGTGGTGCTCGGCCTGTTCCCGGTCGTCGCCGGCGCGCTGCAGGCCGTGCCGGAACCCGTGCTCGGCGGCGCGGCGATGGTGATGTTCGGCGCTGTGGCCGCATCGGGCATCAACATCCTGTCCGGCATCCAGCTCGATCGCCGCGCGCTGCTGATCATCGCGGTGTCGCTGGCGCTCGGCCTCGGCGTGTCGCAGGTGCCGGACATTCTGAACAGCTTGCCGCATGCGCTGAAGAACGTGCTGGAATCGGGCGTCGCTACGGGCGGCATCTGCGCGCTCGTGATGAACTGGTTCCTGCCGGAACAGAAGTAA
- a CDS encoding NUDIX hydrolase: protein MPQAPVTTPPPEATAVPIKERATVVCYRDEQVLLVARASSRWALPGGTIKSGEAPLEAAHRELWEETGMTGQNLVYSMQFTGFAKVHHVFFAEVGPDQTPQANNEIEKCKWFRIDGIDALRASIPTKRIVELVYRHELNK, encoded by the coding sequence ATGCCACAAGCCCCCGTCACCACGCCCCCTCCGGAAGCCACCGCCGTTCCGATCAAGGAACGGGCGACCGTCGTCTGCTATCGCGACGAACAGGTATTGCTCGTCGCGCGCGCATCGTCGCGCTGGGCGCTTCCCGGCGGCACGATCAAGTCCGGAGAAGCGCCGCTCGAAGCCGCGCATCGGGAGCTGTGGGAGGAAACCGGCATGACCGGCCAGAATCTCGTCTATTCGATGCAGTTCACCGGGTTTGCGAAGGTGCACCACGTGTTCTTCGCGGAAGTCGGCCCGGACCAGACGCCGCAAGCGAACAACGAGATCGAGAAGTGCAAGTGGTTTCGCATCGACGGCATCGATGCGCTGCGCGCGAGCATTCCGACGAAACGCATCGTCGAACTCGTGTACCGGCACGAACTCAACAAGTAG
- a CDS encoding DUF4382 domain-containing protein — MNPLWKAALCAAMVPLVLTGCGGGDGGSPQTGTLHVAMTDAPSCGLDHVYVTVSQVRVNTNANASDNDTGWSTITLATPQKIDLLSLTNGALADIGQTALPAGQYQQVRLVLAQNQGNTLANSVVPTGGTEQALATPSATQSGYKIIQPFTVQPNTLVDLVLDFNACKSIVQRGNGTYALKPVVTAIPTVVSGAISGYVASTEAGATVYAEQGGKVVRGTVADSAGKFVLSPLIQSSTQGNYDVVIVQNSFASGIVRSVPVVVNTTTAVSASTAPITLPASTMSTVSGTVTASANAFVRALQTVDANAYEITSINANLDTGTYALSVPVAAPIVGTYPGSLPVALAASPGAAAQYSIEADAASGATQSTNVNATTNQSNINFMF; from the coding sequence ATGAACCCGCTCTGGAAAGCCGCACTGTGTGCGGCAATGGTGCCTTTGGTGTTGACCGGTTGCGGCGGCGGCGACGGTGGCAGCCCGCAAACCGGCACGCTGCATGTCGCGATGACCGATGCGCCTTCATGCGGACTCGATCACGTCTATGTGACCGTCTCGCAGGTTCGCGTCAATACAAATGCGAATGCGTCCGATAACGATACCGGCTGGTCGACGATCACGCTGGCGACACCGCAGAAGATCGACCTGCTGTCGCTGACCAACGGCGCGCTCGCCGATATCGGCCAGACCGCGCTGCCGGCCGGCCAGTATCAGCAGGTCCGCCTCGTTCTCGCGCAGAACCAGGGCAACACCCTCGCGAACTCGGTCGTCCCGACGGGCGGCACGGAACAGGCGCTTGCGACGCCGAGCGCGACGCAAAGCGGTTACAAGATCATCCAGCCTTTCACGGTGCAACCGAACACGCTCGTCGACCTCGTGCTCGACTTCAACGCGTGCAAGTCGATCGTCCAGCGCGGCAACGGTACGTACGCGCTGAAGCCGGTCGTCACCGCGATTCCGACCGTCGTGAGCGGCGCGATCTCCGGCTACGTCGCATCGACCGAAGCCGGCGCGACCGTGTACGCCGAACAAGGCGGCAAGGTCGTCAGGGGTACGGTTGCCGACAGTGCCGGGAAGTTCGTGCTGTCGCCGTTGATCCAGAGCTCGACGCAAGGCAACTACGACGTCGTGATCGTGCAGAACAGCTTCGCGTCGGGCATCGTGCGCTCGGTTCCGGTCGTCGTGAACACGACCACGGCGGTATCGGCCTCGACCGCGCCGATCACGCTGCCGGCATCGACGATGAGCACGGTCAGCGGCACGGTGACGGCAAGCGCCAACGCGTTCGTCCGCGCACTGCAGACCGTCGATGCGAACGCCTACGAGATCACGTCGATCAACGCGAACCTGGATACGGGCACCTATGCGCTGTCCGTGCCCGTCGCCGCGCCGATCGTCGGCACCTACCCGGGCTCGCTGCCGGTCGCGCTGGCTGCCTCGCCGGGCGCCGCGGCACAATATTCGATCGAAGCGGACGCGGCGTCGGGCGCAACGCAATCGACGAACGTCAACGCAACGACCAATCAGTCGAACATCAATTTCATGTTCTGA
- a CDS encoding PLP-dependent aminotransferase family protein → MTVLYEKLANDIERLIRRGVYEHGDRIPSVRQASQQHRISITTVLHAYLLLESRGLLESRPQSGYFVNLRHEDAKRQLPELHATKPIAISSSVDMSRLVLSTLRSIGTDDAVPLGSPYPDPSLFPFEKLNRYAYAAGRDKSMWGVTDGLPPGHPRLIRQIARRYLENGMSVDPNEIIVTVGATEAINLCLQAVAKPGDTIAVESPTFYAMLHAIERMGMKAIEVATHPEYGIDIAALAAIAKSQPIAACMVMPNFQNPLGFQMPDERKRELVDFATRIDMPIIENGVYNELYFGESHPSTLKSYDRNGIVLHCASFSKSLTAAYRIGWALPGRYRDQVEKLKFLNTLATPSLPQLAIAEFLERDGYGHHLRRLRKAYAQQANLMRAMVSRFFPEGTRISSPAGGYVMWVELPAQVDAMRLYQLALEQGITIGPGYMFSITDNYRNFIRLNFSSPWSNRVEQAVVNVGRLATICACAS, encoded by the coding sequence GTGACGGTGCTTTACGAGAAACTCGCGAACGATATCGAAAGATTGATTCGACGTGGTGTGTATGAACACGGCGACCGAATTCCATCAGTGCGGCAGGCAAGCCAACAGCATCGGATCAGCATCACGACCGTGCTGCATGCGTACCTGCTGCTCGAAAGCCGCGGGTTGCTGGAGAGCCGTCCGCAATCCGGTTACTTCGTGAACCTGCGTCACGAGGATGCCAAGCGGCAACTACCCGAACTTCATGCAACTAAACCGATCGCGATCTCGTCGTCGGTCGACATGAGCCGGCTCGTGCTGTCGACGCTGCGCTCGATCGGTACGGATGACGCAGTGCCACTCGGCTCGCCGTATCCGGACCCGAGCCTGTTTCCGTTTGAGAAGCTGAACCGCTACGCGTATGCGGCCGGCCGCGACAAGTCGATGTGGGGTGTGACCGACGGGCTGCCGCCGGGCCATCCGCGGCTGATTCGCCAGATTGCGCGGCGCTACCTGGAAAACGGGATGTCGGTCGATCCGAACGAGATCATCGTGACGGTCGGTGCGACGGAGGCGATCAACCTGTGCCTGCAAGCGGTCGCGAAACCGGGCGACACGATCGCGGTGGAGTCGCCCACGTTCTACGCGATGCTGCACGCGATCGAGCGGATGGGGATGAAGGCGATCGAAGTCGCGACGCATCCGGAATACGGGATCGACATCGCGGCGCTGGCGGCGATCGCGAAGTCGCAGCCGATCGCCGCGTGCATGGTGATGCCGAACTTCCAGAACCCGCTCGGCTTCCAGATGCCCGACGAGCGCAAGCGCGAACTGGTTGACTTCGCAACCAGGATCGACATGCCGATCATCGAAAACGGCGTGTACAACGAACTGTATTTTGGCGAGTCGCATCCGAGCACGCTGAAGTCTTATGACCGCAACGGGATCGTGCTGCATTGCGCGTCGTTCTCGAAGAGCCTGACGGCGGCTTACCGGATCGGCTGGGCGTTACCGGGCCGGTATCGCGATCAGGTCGAGAAGCTGAAATTCCTGAACACGCTTGCGACGCCATCGCTGCCGCAGCTTGCCATTGCCGAGTTTCTCGAGCGCGACGGTTACGGGCATCACCTGCGGCGCTTGCGCAAGGCGTATGCACAGCAGGCGAACCTGATGCGTGCGATGGTGTCGCGGTTTTTTCCGGAAGGTACGCGGATATCGAGCCCGGCGGGCGGCTACGTGATGTGGGTCGAGTTGCCGGCGCAGGTCGACGCGATGCGCCTGTACCAGCTCGCGCTGGAGCAGGGCATCACGATCGGGCCGGGCTATATGTTCTCGATCACGGACAACTACCGGAACTTCATCCGGCTGAATTTTAGTAGTCCGTGGTCGAATCGAGTTGAACAGGCGGTTGTCAATGTAGGCAGGCTTGCCACGATATGTGCGTGCGCCTCCTGA
- a CDS encoding SDR family NAD(P)-dependent oxidoreductase: MIIDLSGKTAVVSGSAGGIGLAIATGLAAAGADTIINGRTQEAIDSAIAKIRETVPNAKLRGIAADLSSRVGIDAFVKSVPSTDILVNNLGFFGPGDLFSTEDDEWERYFQTNVMSGVRLTRAYLKGMMDRKWGRVVFLSSESGLNIPPDMLAYGVSKTAQLGVARGIAKFAAGSGVTVNSVLPGPTMSDGVRAMLAETAKNEGKTIEQAAHDFVMSTRGSSIIQRAASTEEVANMVVYACSMQASATTGAALRVDGGIVDTIA, encoded by the coding sequence ATGATTATCGATCTGTCCGGTAAAACTGCGGTTGTCAGCGGATCAGCAGGTGGCATCGGCCTGGCAATTGCGACCGGCTTGGCTGCCGCGGGCGCGGACACAATCATCAACGGGCGGACGCAAGAGGCCATTGATAGCGCCATCGCCAAGATTCGCGAGACGGTACCCAACGCGAAGCTGCGCGGGATCGCGGCCGATCTCAGCTCGCGCGTGGGCATCGACGCGTTCGTCAAGAGCGTTCCGAGCACGGATATTCTCGTGAACAACCTGGGTTTCTTCGGTCCGGGCGATCTGTTCAGCACCGAAGACGACGAGTGGGAGCGGTACTTCCAGACCAACGTCATGTCCGGTGTGCGGCTGACCCGTGCCTATCTGAAAGGTATGATGGATCGCAAGTGGGGACGTGTCGTGTTCCTGTCATCCGAGTCGGGCTTGAACATCCCGCCGGACATGCTGGCGTATGGTGTTTCGAAGACGGCGCAATTGGGCGTTGCTCGTGGCATTGCAAAGTTCGCGGCTGGCAGCGGCGTGACCGTCAATTCGGTATTGCCCGGGCCGACCATGTCGGATGGTGTGCGTGCAATGCTGGCTGAAACCGCGAAGAACGAAGGCAAGACGATCGAACAAGCGGCACATGATTTCGTCATGTCGACGCGTGGTTCATCGATTATCCAGCGCGCGGCATCCACGGAAGAAGTCGCCAATATGGTCGTCTATGCGTGCTCGATGCAGGCATCTGCAACGACGGGGGCGGCATTGCGCGTGGACGGCGGTATCGTGGACACCATTGCGTGA